Proteins from a single region of bacterium:
- a CDS encoding ATPase, T2SS/T4P/T4SS family, with translation MVESKLGKILLEKGLVTESALTQAIARQKETGKMLGEVLSELGFVSPDDLARALADQLGVPYFELGDDFRLEKAEVKLVPETVARRYCLIPVKKEAGLVITLVMKDPLDVEAIDTVRSLTRMEIRKAISSEARIRATIDKFYRQEAHLERDLKDIAELPPEVVTGDDLETRGNDDQLMVNANDAPVVKFVNLLLMQAVRDRASDIHFEPGEKDVTVRIRVDGLLREITPPPKALYQAIATRIKILSNMDIAERRLPLDGRFKFKVHDRIIDVRVSSLPEAHGEKLVLRVLDRMALIVDMKDIGLDEVMLKRFQKILQSPNGIILVTGPTGSGKTTTLYAALNYLKDPAWNIQTVEDPIEYLIPGINQMQIKPKIGLDFAGALRAILRQDPDMIMIGEIRDLETAQIAMRSSLTGHLVLSTLHTNDAPSALWRMKDIGIEPYLIASTMKLVISQRLVRVICPHCKKAIQPHEESLAYATSILPEASSWTFYHGAGCQKCLNTGYRGRTTIFEYLEVTDPIKEMVIAGSNSVALRRKAMELGMAPLAVNGLRKVQNGTTTIEEVMSVCSGD, from the coding sequence ATGGTTGAGTCAAAACTAGGCAAGATTCTTCTGGAAAAGGGGCTGGTTACTGAATCAGCACTTACCCAGGCAATTGCACGGCAGAAAGAAACCGGCAAGATGCTTGGCGAAGTCCTTTCAGAACTTGGTTTTGTCTCGCCTGATGACCTTGCCCGCGCCTTGGCCGATCAATTAGGGGTTCCTTACTTTGAACTCGGTGATGACTTCCGACTCGAGAAGGCAGAAGTCAAATTGGTGCCCGAGACAGTGGCGCGCCGCTATTGCTTGATCCCCGTCAAAAAAGAAGCGGGTCTTGTCATCACCCTCGTTATGAAGGATCCACTGGATGTTGAGGCGATCGACACCGTTCGTTCCTTAACACGAATGGAGATCCGTAAGGCCATCAGTTCAGAAGCCCGCATCCGGGCAACCATTGATAAATTCTATCGCCAGGAAGCTCATCTGGAGCGGGATCTGAAGGATATTGCTGAATTGCCGCCGGAGGTTGTGACGGGTGATGATCTCGAAACTCGCGGCAATGATGATCAATTGATGGTCAATGCCAATGATGCACCAGTGGTTAAGTTTGTGAACCTATTGCTCATGCAGGCGGTGCGGGATCGGGCCAGTGATATACATTTTGAGCCCGGCGAAAAGGACGTCACCGTACGGATCCGTGTGGATGGTCTTCTGCGTGAGATCACTCCGCCGCCCAAAGCCCTATATCAGGCCATTGCGACGCGTATCAAGATTCTCTCAAACATGGATATTGCCGAGCGGCGCTTACCGTTGGATGGCCGCTTTAAATTCAAGGTTCATGATCGGATTATCGACGTCCGCGTATCATCTCTCCCTGAAGCACATGGAGAAAAACTGGTCTTGCGGGTCCTGGATCGAATGGCGTTGATTGTGGATATGAAGGACATTGGCCTGGATGAGGTCATGCTCAAACGGTTTCAGAAAATTCTTCAGTCACCGAATGGCATTATATTGGTTACCGGTCCCACCGGGAGCGGTAAAACCACGACGCTCTATGCTGCGTTGAATTATCTAAAGGATCCCGCTTGGAATATCCAGACGGTTGAGGATCCCATTGAGTACCTGATTCCCGGTATCAACCAGATGCAGATCAAGCCTAAGATCGGGTTGGATTTTGCCGGGGCGTTGCGGGCTATTCTGCGACAGGATCCCGACATGATTATGATCGGTGAAATCCGGGATCTGGAAACGGCCCAGATCGCGATGCGGTCATCCCTTACAGGCCATCTGGTATTGAGCACGCTGCACACCAATGATGCCCCCTCGGCATTGTGGCGGATGAAAGATATCGGCATTGAGCCGTATCTGATTGCATCAACCATGAAACTAGTGATTTCCCAGCGGTTGGTCCGGGTGATATGCCCGCATTGCAAAAAGGCCATACAGCCTCATGAGGAATCTTTGGCCTATGCCACCAGCATTCTTCCTGAAGCCAGCAGTTGGACCTTTTATCATGGAGCGGGTTGCCAGAAATGCCTGAACACCGGGTATCGTGGACGGACAACGATATTTGAGTACTTAGAAGTTACCGATCCGATCAAGGAAATGGTTATAGCGGGTTCTAATTCGGTGGCCTTGCGGCGTAAGGCGATGGAGCTCGGGATGGCTCCCCTGGCAGTGAACGGCTTACGCAAGGTCCAGAACGGAACCACAACCATTGAAGAAGTAATGAGTGTGTGCTCAGGAGACTGA